One Ostrea edulis chromosome 6, xbOstEdul1.1, whole genome shotgun sequence genomic window, ATATTGGTAACAATGACGAGGTGCTAGTATTGCTTTCTGAAACaagcatatgtacatgtatcaacaagTGCACTTCCTGCAAATAGCTTAAACAAAGAAGATCTCTATCCAAAAGGAATGTTCCGCAGAAATGAATAATTCACATCATGTTTTTGTGAATTGTACATGTGGTTTCGTGGAAATCCGCGTTTTTGTCAAAAATGCTGTTTCGTTGATACGCCATTTAGTGGAAAGCAACTTTGTTCCTCCTGTAGGCGCACAAATTTTGACTATAGCGAAAATTGGTAATTAACGAAAAATTACGAAACCACATGAAATGGTTAAATGACTTGCTATACACAGGAAACGTCCCGTAGAATCAGGAAACAAAACGTGTGTCCATAGTGAAATCGTAAGGAAAGGTACAATGAATAATAAAAGCTAGGTATGATATTCACCCCATCGGAAAATACGTTTAGAATATGTCTCATTGTGATGTGCATGCTGTACGTATGCATTACATGAACTCCGACATCATGCGAACACCGGACATAATATAGTTGAAAGGCCTGGTCATGTATTGAACATATCCGCCTAATACGTCATTGACGTCCGTAGGCattgtatattgatatacaaatgtattttcCCGATCAAATATGAATCCGTCTGTCCAAGAAGTCTGGATATTTATTGCAATTTTCAGCCTACATCATGCCTCTGCTGGTAAGTTCAGAATGAGAAGAAAGCAGGTTTGATCATGCTATTGAATTCCTGTATGaatcatattttaaatgttGATAGATTGTGCTTACGATCGTGTAAGTTTAAAGACCAGACATGTCTATATCGATAAACATGTTGAATTCAAGCCATCGTATTATGCATCTGAGGAAAATGTACTTTACAATGCTTCTTCTCTGCAGCTGCTTGTGGTGGTCTATTGACAAATACATCCGGTACTATCACGTCTCCCGGGTACCCTGGTGAATATGGGGACAACCTGTCATGTGACTGGGATATCAGCTGTCCAGCGgataaaaaaataatagtgACCTTCATAGACATAGACTTGGAATATTATGGTAGTAAATGTTTTGACACAATTCAGGTAAGATTCACAAGCTAATTTAGAAATGGTTTGTTTTTAAAGGACGATTGTTTTATCAATGAATAAGCCTGACCATTTAGTCTCCATGGCAACGACCCATCGAATCAAAGCACGGTTTCTTACCGGATCACGACGTTAACTGTCATGTTTCTGATTGGCATTGTttaaagtttcccaatttacatTTCCATTTATAAGTACAAATagttatattacatgtatactagtTTCCTTTTTTCTAAACACAGGTTaagttgaaaatgtttatttcagatATTTGAGGGAAGCATTAACTCGACGTCACAGTCTTACGAGTTATGTGAAACGGATGAGTCGTTTTCCTTTAGGTCTACCTCGCAGTTCGTCAGAATTCGCCTAACTTCAGACTCCACCGTGAATAGGCGAGGGTTTATGGCCAACTACACCTTTGTTGACAGTAGTAAGTACGGTAGTAATGTCTGAATTTCACTTTTCCGGAAATATTCAATTCATGTCCAGAGTATAGCTACGGTGTGTTAGATAATACTATGTAGCGATCTCTGTAGCGTATGTTGCCATTCAtctgtatatatgtaatttatgATGCATCATAATGGGTGTATGCATGTACTATTAACAATTGACGATTGATAGAAATAGTGATAGATCGCAAACTCGCCGGTATAAAGAACATCTACTTAAAAACTCattgcccgactatctattttgtattgcatataggagttatgagattgatcactgttcgttatcttcgcctttcattaatGAAAAGTCCCAAAACCTTCTCTACATATGAACAATCAATAGATACAATGTAGCTTGTAATTTATATCAGAAGTTTAATATGATGTATATCACATGATTTATTGATAATTTCCAGGTGAcaaacatatatttaaaaaagaaagctattacattcaaataaaacaattaaaagtgAAACGACTtaaccaaaaaataaataaaattaatgtatGCAAAATTATTGATGGATGCAAATATACTCTTAAAAAGTATTTGTcatataaaagttttcaaattacatTACAGACACAACTTAAAGAGAATCTAAAGACCACtatgttcaattttcaaaatgattttaactCGTATCAGCCATTGCCTGTAAATACGAGCATTTTATACATTATCTGCTTTTATTTCCAAgtttaaaacaatgataatgTTCACATTTTTGCTTCCTAGACATACCattcatctttttaaaaatgtttcaatTCGAAGTCTGATCAACGTGTAGTATTCGAATTTAGGGTAGTACTTATGGCAATATGAAGAACCGATAAATATTCAGGAAAACGTTCTTTTATTACCATTCTTATGGACGAACGAATCACAAATTATTGACTTCGAGCATAATATCTTCCTTTCAGTCTTACCTAGAAATATGCTACGAATTCGAGGTATatcttttttaaacataaaGTATCAACCAAATGTTAAAAAcataatgcaaaataaatagttcCACGTTAAgaaatatactgaaaattttctatttacattGGAATCTCTTATCTACATTTGCCAGATTGTCATTATGCTGTAAGCGGGAAATCGGGGTTTGTAACGTCACCAAACTACGGCGGGAAATACCCATCCAACATGCAATGTTCGTACAGCTTTTCATTCAATGCGGATCAGCGTTTGTCCTTGAGATTTCTATCATTTGATCTAGAGGAGGAGAGCAAAAGTGGATCTTGTTCCGATTTTCTGAGGGTTGGTTGAAATTTTTTAGTGCTGAATTCTGAGGGTTGGTTGAATTTTTTAGTACTGAATATTTTAGTACTGTTCAAGTGTTTCAAATTTAACTAACACACGTTAAACACCAAAGAGTATCGCTATGAGAAAGTTATAAGATAAAGTAATACATCATGGTTAACATGAGCGCTTGTATTCTGCGTAAACATCATGGTTAACATGAGGCTTGTGTACTGCGTAAGCTTAACCCATGCAGGCTTTTTAAGGGGTTTTGTAATCTTTTTGGTAATGTAATGAAATTCCATCAAAATTAAGGGGGTAGTTTGCATACCTACAAGAACTGTTATATTTATATCCATCATCAGGCTAATAAAAAGTAGGGCAGTATGAACGGCGAGTCAATCCAAATACACAAAAGATGGAATATCTTCTTATTGGGATTATCAAGTCTTTCCTTCTCGGTAGAAtgcttggatatttttttttaaagaagtcCTTTTATCAATGCTGACATCATTAGTAATTCTCTCTTAAAACCTATGAGATTCGGGAGCTGGTTATTTCTTATCTTACACTATTCTATAGTTGCGGAATGCAGACTTCAAAGTTTACGGTGAATATTGTGGAGATTCACTACCGCGAAATTTCTCTTTCTATCGTGGTGCAGCGGTGATGTTGTTTGTCACCGACAAAAGCAAAAACAAAGATGGATTCAGACTGGCATATCAAGGTATTTAGAAACGAAATCATCATTCACGGTGATTTcacatatttttattaaatactTTTAAAGTGGTTTCATTGAAACGCCCTAGTTTCCTTTCTTTTTGGTAAAATCTCAAACCATAATACTCGATTGTAAATTTTCGTTATTATGAATGAGTTTTTCtgcatgtatattttacatttgaaCAGTTGACAACGTCACTGAATGCCTTCAAGATCCGCACGGATTAAGTTATGCTGGACATGTGAACGTCACTGCAAACGGAAGCGCATGCGCACGATGGGACAGTACACTGGCAATGAAGAATGGGTTCAATTCACTTCTGGACCAAGAAAACTACTGCAGGAACCCAAATAATCAGGCAATACCCTGGTGTTTCAGTGTGGATAGCGAATCTCCGCAGGATTGCAACATCTCCCTCTGTGGTGAAGATAATATACTACTCATTACGTCTGAATAAACGTTACGTCATCATGTCATTGTTTACGCTTGTAATAGAAAATAAGTTAATGAGACATAGCAGATTTACTTTTGATACAGTAACATTTTAAGTGCGCTACAGTATTAactacgtgtttcatacctattcttaggccgttcttcacacaccgattttgactacgcgttactctgtttacctgatcaaaatacatgtatagggctcacggcgggtgtgaccagtcgacagggaatgtttactcttcctaggcacctgattccaccagggatccgtgtttgcgcAAATCTCAATCTTGTGTTCCTtatagagttatgagattgatcactgttcgttatcttcaccttttcattcatattataTTCTTATAGAGGTGATTGTTCAGGAAATGTCATGTAACCTCATGGATTGCTTGCTGTATGTAGATACTAGCCAAACAACAGAATATACAACAATATCCAGTACTCTACTTCCAACAATGACATCAACTACTACAAGCACGTCCACAACACCAACAACAACACGTGTTACAGTGTCAACATCATTACTGACATCTACTTCTACAAGTAAGTATCAGTCAATTAGTGCTAGTTAGCTGCAGGTAAGTAGTTCTATGCATAATAAAAACGGACCTCCTGAGATGGTTTATTTTCACTAGCCAAGGGCGAAGATGCGctcaattttaaaagtttttaaaagaatttataaaACAACTTCCAAAAGAATAGGTTTTAATGTACTCAATATTTTATTAGGTGAGCTTCCATTGTCGAAAGGCaacataattgtaaatttccttatcctatatacaaaacaatatgttttttcttgtttgaaaaaaaaacaccaaattGCCAAGATTCTTGGAATTATTGTTCTATCtatacaacaaatacaaggtTGAAAAATGTATCGCGTAtcagaatttagaaatacaaaaatttgaaaatacctggcatgtatggaaaacactttttgacaacataaaaaaaaaattcataattttgctatttcaagcaattttttttaaaaacttttgaagccacatgtacttttatctatttactCGAGCTCTGTATTGTTATCATTTTTCTCTtacaattaaattaaaaatgcaAACACTTACCAACAAATGTATGAGTGTGAGTATGAAAGTGTGTGAAAGTGGTtaggaaaaaatgacaaatgttcttgtGTCTcatgtcaatatttgtgaaaaatttataaataaaaaacaattctTAAAAGAAAAAGAGGAAACAAGTGGAACATCTTCCTCCTCGTCAATGAAAAGATGAATGAAACAGATCGTAACGCTAATGTAGATTGCATAGCATACAACTGCACGATATAATATCTAagaatgttttataaaataaaagtagaGTACAATGTGGAATAGGTAGGAAATGAGACTTTCAAAATTACCAGTATATAAGCAATCTATTGTAACGGAAATTCTTGATAATTATCAGAAACCATTACTGCCACGACAGCACAGACAGACACACCGACGACAACACCACAGGAAGACACACTGACGGCAAAACCAAGCACAACGATGGAAAACGGTAACTGGCTTTTAATGGAGCATTCCTCTTCTGAAACGTTTGATTTAAATAATTTGGGGATTAGCATGGAAGACGTAGACAACAAAATATACGTATGCGCTAGAGGAACCGTCGCTACCGAATTTAAACCTTTTTAACttgaacatttcaaaacaaatgttttaCGTTTTGTTAAATTTGAACAAAAGCGTATTTCCTCTGTCAGAGTGAAAAATTTCACAATAACATATATGGTTTTCTCAttgcattaaaatcaacaaattgTGTGATATCATTTGTAAGGGCACAAACATACAGACGCACAAAGTCTCTTATATTTTTACTCTTTACAaaacgttatatatatatatatatatatatatatatatatatatataacctctTTTAACTCATCAAAAGTGGTGCAGTCGTGTTTTAGTTTTAAGTGAGGTTTTGTACAAGAATCCCGATGCAGTTCAGTTATTCTTCTCAAATTTACATAGAATCAGAATTGTACCTTCTTAGAAGTAATATTTCTTCACCATTTTTCGTGTTTGCTGGTAAAAATGGCTATTGCGCGCGCCGTTTATATTATCAAAGAACAGTGAGCACATTCAGTAAGCCAAATGGATCGTGTATATTTGAAACAATTACGtcaaattcatttgaaatacaTCATCCATGCAAGATATAATCTTTCATTAAGGACCcttaatacaaaaaaaaaaaaaaaaaaaaaaaaataaagaaagggATGCACGGATTGATCcgtatatttatttgtatcaTTGAAATAAGTGCAAATATGaagttatatcaaaatttaggACTGTAATTTTCTATAATATtcaaatgttgaaatatattactCCTCACTGTATACATCTATACGACCCCCTCCCCTATTACACTATTTTGAACTTAATTAAGATAATCatggaaataaattacataaatcgcaaattgtattttttcttatgaaaatacaaatttaattttcatttttatcatttctgaaaaatgTGTGTAGCAAAGATCGttaaatgtttcatttttcattagttttatATGGGGACCAAACAGGTtattatcatatatacatgaaaggcaaagataacgaacaacgatcgatctcataactcgtatgagcaatacaaaatagagagtcggtcaaacatgtacatgtttatctTTCTTTGAGAAAAAACTTGATGTTGAATAGATTTCCCAAGTTGACTGTTTTCCTTATggcttttaaaataaaataaaattccgTTGAAATTGATTTCATATTAACTTGTTGGTGTGGTAGTTCTCATCAATCAAGGGCTTTCCAAAGATACGACCTACATTCATATCAGGTTATACACTCGTATATGTGCACAAACGCAATTCCAGTATTTTGGCCTGAACATtatattttaaagataataaACACACCCATTGATTTACTTGTATGtttatctatattgtacagtgtatatttgaAGAATATTCTGTAATACATATCAATTGTAGtcatgtatatttgaaatatattgtcATAGCTCTCACATACATTATCTGTATTACAACATATTCTGGAGCATATCTATTATGAACGAGATTGCTGTTGCTTCATTTTTTTTGGGTAAATTTCAGATTCCATAGGACTAAATTCAACACAAGTATCTACAGATCTGCTAATAGTCTTTATAAGTGAGTAACCAACACGGTATCTACAGATCTGCTAATAGTCTTTATAAGTAAGTAACCACCACGGTATCTACAAATCTGCTAATAGTCTTTATAAGTGAGTAACCAACACGGTATTGGACTGCCTTGATAATCTGCAATGATTGTACAATGATGGGTTTGATTGGATTGTTTTCTTCTTTCAGTCACCCCTATCCTCCTTCTGATTATAATATTTGTCATTGCAATTTGTATCGTCCGATTGATAGTCAAGAAAAAGTGAGTAGAACACTAGAATCAGCTGTttatttttctcttttaaataaattttgcaaCATATTTACACGAAATCGTTTGGTTTTCCAGAAAAATGAGTCTCCCAGTTTCGCAACTTAGATCTATTGTTAATCCAAATTACGTATCCAAGAACAGCGTCGCGGAAGGATATATCGTATCTTATGAAAATGACGCCATTTCTCGGCAATCCATCGTTGCTGCGCGTGAGTCTGTGATTCGTATGTCGCGTAAAAATTCTAAATCCCAAGTGATGGAATCTGTATACTATTCCCTAGAGGATATAAACAATACCAGCATGAAAGACAAGACAACAGCAGTGAAGAACGAGGAGAGTCCATACGTGGAAGCCAGCGATTCGTACGATGTTTTACGAcaaaagagaaataaaaaagTCGATCATAACGAATACAGAATGTACAGTGAAGGTTTCATCCTGGAAGAGGGAGAAGAAATGTACGATCACACGAATACCAGCAGTCGAGTTCTGAACGATGAGTCGGTTAACGTCGAAGATCAACGGATTGATGACAAGACTGATAAAGAATCAGACGATACATCTGTTATTCAACAGAGCAATGTAACGAATGCCCCCAAAAGAACGAGCAGTataaaatcagacgaggcaccGGTTTACGCAACTGTACGAAAAAGCAGAAGTAGTTCACTCAAAGATCGAAAATCTAAATTGCCAGAACCGATAGACATGGCAAATATAATTTTGTCGACTGATGAAAAGAATTTGTCAGAAGCAATGGATGAAGCATGGAAAAAGCTTCAAGATAGTTCAGATCCGATCTCCGGCACTGCAGACCAAGAGGAACCATTCTATGAGGAATCTGACGTCGCGTACGACCAACTGCGTCGACAGCGCACTCGTCGGAATAAAAACTTAGGAGTTAGCGTGTCAATATATAGCGAAATAATACCAGACACACCAAATTATGAAGAGATTTATAACACGACAGAGAGTGCCGGAAGAATTCAAGAGGAAGAACCAACCACTCCTACCAGAAGCAGTCAGTCAGAGAGAAATTCGAAGGATGATGACGAAATTAACGATTTGGATGATGATAAAAAAAACGTGACGAAATAGACAAAAGTTACTGTTATATCCAAGGTTCAAAAATATATGTAGCTATTATTCTTATTCCAG contains:
- the LOC125645520 gene encoding uncharacterized protein LOC125645520, which codes for MNPSVQEVWIFIAIFSLHHASAAACGGLLTNTSGTITSPGYPGEYGDNLSCDWDISCPADKKIIVTFIDIDLEYYGSKCFDTIQIFEGSINSTSQSYELCETDESFSFRSTSQFVRIRLTSDSTVNRRGFMANYTFVDSNCHYAVSGKSGFVTSPNYGGKYPSNMQCSYSFSFNADQRLSLRFLSFDLEEESKSGSCSDFLRLRNADFKVYGEYCGDSLPRNFSFYRGAAVMLFVTDKSKNKDGFRLAYQVDNVTECLQDPHGLSYAGHVNVTANGSACARWDSTLAMKNGFNSLLDQENYCRNPNNQAIPWCFSVDSESPQDCNISLCDTSQTTEYTTISSTLLPTMTSTTTSTSTTPTTTRVTVSTSLLTSTSTKTITATTAQTDTPTTTPQEDTLTAKPSTTMENDSIGLNSTQVSTDLLIVFIITPILLLIIIFVIAICIVRLIVKKKKMSLPVSQLRSIVNPNYVSKNSVAEGYIVSYENDAISRQSIVAARESVIRMSRKNSKSQVMESVYYSLEDINNTSMKDKTTAVKNEESPYVEASDSYDVLRQKRNKKVDHNEYRMYSEGFILEEGEEMYDHTNTSSRVLNDESVNVEDQRIDDKTDKESDDTSVIQQSNVTNAPKRTSSIKSDEAPVYATVRKSRSSSLKDRKSKLPEPIDMANIILSTDEKNLSEAMDEAWKKLQDSSDPISGTADQEEPFYEESDVAYDQLRRQRTRRNKNLGVSVSIYSEIIPDTPNYEEIYNTTESAGRIQEEEPTTPTRSSQSERNSKDDDEINDLDDDKKNVTK